One window of Gemmatimonadaceae bacterium genomic DNA carries:
- a CDS encoding 2'-5' RNA ligase family protein produces MQANGIFIIAEIGGAAGKRICEINEKYDPRLARYKAPHVTLAGSSGVGPVLASVTIAELWDKLAPITSSTAALSLRFGPPLRFMQTEIVVLPLDPHGPLRVFHDRIATSGLLFQRARFTFSPHCTLSLYPTLTRDAERELLAVRVREPAIIDRITVYQTLDPQPSRKLLELPLGAEVPQQIAMPDV; encoded by the coding sequence GTGCAGGCCAACGGCATCTTCATAATCGCCGAGATCGGAGGCGCGGCTGGCAAGCGAATTTGCGAGATCAACGAGAAGTACGACCCACGTCTCGCTCGATACAAGGCGCCGCATGTGACACTCGCCGGATCGTCGGGGGTGGGACCGGTTCTGGCGTCGGTGACGATCGCCGAGCTATGGGACAAGCTGGCGCCGATCACGTCCAGCACCGCCGCGCTGTCCCTGAGGTTCGGCCCTCCTCTCCGGTTCATGCAGACGGAAATCGTCGTGCTTCCACTCGATCCGCACGGCCCGCTGCGTGTTTTCCACGACCGGATCGCGACCTCCGGCCTGCTATTTCAACGGGCGCGGTTTACGTTCAGTCCGCATTGCACGTTGAGCTTGTATCCAACCCTCACGCGCGACGCCGAGCGGGAGCTGCTTGCGGTGCGCGTGCGGGAGCCGGCAATCATCGACCGAATCACCGTCTATCAGACTCTCGATCCGCAGCCGTCGAGAAAACTCCTGGAGCTGCCCCTCGGCGCGGAGGTTCCGCAACAGATCGCGATGCCCGACGTCTAA
- the dcp gene encoding peptidyl-dipeptidase Dcp has product MFSSRAFCLTAVVMTGLAACAPATQQAPATLPVAAATTLPASNPFATPSALPYQAPDFSRIHDTDYQPALEAGMSQQLAEIGMIAAQTAPPTFENTIVAMERSGALLTRVSKVFGAITQANTNNTFQKIQKGEAPKLAAHTDAIFLNDRLYQRVKSIYDRRDALGLNPEQKALVELYNRNFVRAGAQLPEADKSQLRALNLEESKLTTEFQNRLLAATKAGALVIDDVAQLDGMSEGEIAATAAAAKQRGLTGKWVIPLQNTTQHPAQASLTNRAVRERLFIASTTRAEHSDSNDTRNLVKRLAQLRADKAKLLGFPNFSAYALDNQTAKTPANATKLLTDLVPAAMARARSEIVQMQALIDRQNGGFKLAPWDWQYYAEQVRKAQYALDESQIKPYLELDHVLRDGLFFAANKLYGLTFRERKDIPVYHPDVRIFEVFDADGRPLALFYADYFKRDEKSGGAWMDNFVDQSGIGGTKPVIFNVANFTKPAVGQPTLLSFSDVTTMFHEFGHALHGMLSNTQYPSVSGTNTPRDFVEFPSQFNEHWALDPAVFASYAKHYSTGQPMPQELVDKIRKARTFNQGFGTTEYLAASLLDIAWHTLPPGSPQQDIDAFEAAALKRYDVAMPEIPPRYRTTYFSHIWPGGYASSYYAYLWSEVLDHDAYAWFVENGGLSRANGQRLRDMILSRGGTQDAAALYRAFRGHDPSVEYLIQERGLKEIPPAK; this is encoded by the coding sequence ATGTTCAGCTCCCGTGCCTTTTGCCTGACTGCCGTCGTCATGACGGGGCTCGCCGCGTGCGCGCCAGCTACTCAGCAGGCACCCGCAACATTGCCGGTCGCCGCGGCAACGACGCTGCCGGCCTCCAACCCCTTCGCCACGCCCAGCGCTCTTCCGTACCAGGCGCCCGACTTCAGCAGGATCCACGACACGGATTATCAGCCCGCGCTCGAGGCGGGAATGAGCCAGCAACTGGCGGAGATCGGCATGATCGCCGCGCAGACGGCTCCGCCAACGTTCGAGAATACTATCGTCGCCATGGAGCGTTCGGGTGCACTGCTCACGCGTGTATCGAAGGTCTTCGGCGCAATCACGCAGGCGAACACCAACAACACTTTTCAGAAGATCCAGAAAGGGGAGGCGCCCAAGCTCGCCGCGCATACCGACGCGATCTTCCTCAACGACCGGCTCTATCAGCGCGTGAAGAGCATCTACGACCGCCGCGACGCTCTTGGGCTAAACCCCGAGCAGAAGGCGCTCGTCGAGCTGTACAACCGCAACTTCGTGCGTGCCGGAGCGCAGCTTCCGGAAGCGGATAAATCACAGTTGCGCGCGCTCAACCTCGAGGAGTCAAAGCTCACGACGGAGTTCCAGAACCGGCTTCTCGCCGCAACCAAGGCGGGAGCTTTGGTGATAGACGATGTGGCGCAGCTCGATGGAATGAGCGAAGGCGAGATCGCGGCCACCGCCGCGGCGGCGAAGCAGCGCGGTCTCACCGGCAAATGGGTGATTCCACTCCAGAATACGACTCAGCACCCGGCCCAGGCGTCGCTCACGAACCGCGCGGTTCGTGAGCGGCTGTTCATCGCTTCGACCACCCGTGCCGAGCACTCCGATTCCAACGACACGCGTAATCTGGTGAAGCGTCTCGCGCAGCTGCGCGCCGACAAAGCGAAGCTGCTCGGCTTCCCGAACTTTTCAGCGTACGCGCTCGACAATCAGACGGCGAAGACTCCGGCGAACGCCACCAAGCTCCTCACCGATCTCGTGCCCGCGGCCATGGCCAGGGCACGCTCCGAGATCGTCCAGATGCAGGCGCTCATCGATCGCCAGAACGGTGGATTCAAGCTCGCGCCCTGGGACTGGCAGTATTACGCCGAGCAGGTGAGAAAGGCGCAGTACGCGCTGGACGAGTCGCAGATCAAACCGTACCTCGAGCTCGATCATGTGCTGCGCGATGGATTGTTCTTCGCCGCCAACAAGCTCTATGGGCTGACGTTCAGGGAGCGCAAGGACATTCCCGTGTATCATCCCGACGTTCGTATCTTCGAGGTGTTCGACGCCGACGGCAGGCCACTGGCCCTGTTCTATGCCGATTACTTCAAACGTGACGAGAAGAGCGGCGGGGCGTGGATGGACAACTTCGTGGACCAGTCCGGCATCGGTGGAACGAAGCCCGTCATCTTCAACGTCGCGAACTTCACTAAGCCGGCGGTGGGACAGCCGACGCTGCTGTCGTTCAGCGACGTGACGACAATGTTCCACGAGTTCGGACACGCGCTGCACGGCATGCTGTCGAACACGCAGTACCCGTCCGTGTCGGGCACCAACACCCCGCGCGACTTCGTGGAGTTCCCGTCGCAGTTCAATGAGCACTGGGCGCTCGATCCAGCCGTGTTCGCGAGCTACGCGAAGCATTACAGCACCGGGCAGCCGATGCCGCAGGAGCTCGTGGACAAGATCAGAAAGGCACGCACGTTCAATCAGGGCTTTGGCACGACAGAATATCTCGCGGCGTCGCTTCTGGACATCGCCTGGCACACGCTGCCGCCGGGCTCGCCGCAGCAGGACATTGACGCATTCGAGGCGGCTGCTCTCAAGCGGTATGATGTAGCGATGCCGGAGATTCCGCCGCGCTATCGCACGACGTACTTCTCCCACATCTGGCCGGGCGGCTACGCGTCGAGCTATTACGCGTACCTGTGGAGCGAGGTGCTGGATCACGACGCCTATGCGTGGTTCGTCGAGAACGGCGGGCTCTCGCGCGCCAACGGCCAGCGCCTCCGCGACATGATCCTCTCGCGCGGAGGCACGCAGGACGCGGCCGCGCTCTACCGCGCGTTCAGAGGACACGATCCGAGCGTCGAGTATCTCATCCAGGAGCGCGGCCTGAAGGAGATACCGCCGGCGAAGTAA
- a CDS encoding oligopeptide transporter, OPT family → MGVPPQEYPDRIDFKPEGPPQFTPYIAATTALRELTPLPVIVGAILGLIFGASSLYLVLKVGLTVSASIPVAVISITLFRLFSKMGARDATILEHNIVQTAGSAGESIAFGVGVTMPAILILGFDLEITRVMLVAILGGLLGILMMIPLRRALIVAQHGVLKYPEGTACAEVLKAGASAESRAAASEAARKDQEKLGSSTSAKTIFTGFGLALAYKTFMVAFRGWKEVPEKIFGAPFRAASLSAEISPELLGVGYIIGPRIAAIMCAGGVLAYLVLIPMISFFGQGLTVPLAPETTTLIKDMNPGAIRNAYVLYIGAGAVAAGGIISVFRSLPIIWHGIRGGVADFNASKAAGAPATVRTDRDLPMRAVLIGIVALVVAIAFASPLYIGGTSIVTRIAAAFLIIIFGFLFVTVSSRLTGEIGSSSNPISGMTVATLLLTCLTFVILGWTGSNYFVTALSIGAIVCIAASNGGTTSQDLKTGYLIGATPSSQQIAILVGALVSALALGPILLKLNAAGSVYVPVGTTINGISAGTVKPGEKADVSGLSRREGIEGVLASGTADSRHYLVWHRQDPSGGNAEKYLVDDNGTPVYFVDRGINGTIRTLPNGQQVPKFDAPKATLMSYIIKGILGGKLPWALVLLGTMIAIVLEMSGIPSLAFAVGVYLPLSSSAPILFGGLIRWAVDKWIARKHAGSNLTGDQLIAEGDKSPGVLMASGYIAGGAIAGIFIAFLAGVPSMAGFNQRIDAFGEANPFRTGPSSDLLSLIPFVLMMIILYLTGREKLLVPRPGSSG, encoded by the coding sequence ATGGGTGTCCCCCCTCAGGAATATCCGGATAGAATAGACTTCAAGCCCGAAGGTCCGCCCCAGTTCACGCCGTACATCGCCGCCACAACGGCCCTGCGCGAGCTGACGCCGCTCCCGGTAATCGTCGGCGCCATACTCGGTCTCATCTTCGGCGCGTCGTCGCTCTACCTGGTCCTCAAGGTCGGCCTCACGGTCAGCGCCTCGATTCCCGTCGCGGTCATCTCGATAACGCTCTTCCGCCTGTTCTCCAAGATGGGCGCGCGCGACGCGACGATCCTCGAGCACAACATCGTGCAGACCGCCGGTTCGGCCGGAGAATCCATCGCGTTCGGCGTCGGCGTCACGATGCCCGCCATCCTCATACTCGGATTCGACCTCGAGATCACGCGCGTGATGCTCGTCGCGATCCTCGGCGGACTCCTCGGAATCCTGATGATGATTCCGCTGCGCCGCGCGCTCATTGTTGCGCAGCATGGAGTTCTCAAATATCCCGAAGGCACTGCTTGCGCCGAAGTCCTCAAGGCCGGCGCTTCGGCGGAGTCTCGCGCCGCAGCGTCGGAAGCCGCGAGAAAAGATCAGGAAAAGCTCGGCAGCAGCACCAGCGCCAAGACGATCTTCACCGGCTTCGGACTGGCGCTGGCCTACAAGACCTTCATGGTGGCCTTCCGCGGATGGAAGGAAGTGCCGGAAAAGATATTCGGCGCTCCGTTCAGGGCCGCGTCCCTCTCCGCCGAGATATCTCCTGAGCTCCTGGGTGTGGGCTACATCATCGGACCGCGTATCGCGGCAATCATGTGCGCCGGAGGCGTCCTCGCGTACCTGGTGCTCATTCCGATGATCAGCTTCTTCGGCCAGGGCCTGACGGTGCCGCTGGCGCCGGAGACGACGACACTGATCAAGGACATGAACCCGGGCGCTATCCGCAACGCCTACGTCCTCTACATCGGCGCAGGCGCAGTGGCCGCCGGCGGAATCATCAGCGTGTTCCGCTCTCTGCCCATCATCTGGCACGGCATCAGAGGTGGCGTCGCCGATTTCAACGCCTCCAAGGCCGCGGGTGCTCCCGCCACGGTGCGCACGGATCGCGATCTCCCCATGCGCGCCGTTCTCATCGGCATCGTCGCGCTCGTCGTCGCAATCGCGTTCGCCAGCCCGCTCTACATCGGCGGCACGTCCATTGTCACACGGATCGCTGCTGCCTTCCTGATCATCATCTTCGGATTTCTCTTCGTCACCGTCTCCTCCCGTCTCACGGGTGAGATCGGTTCGTCGTCGAATCCGATCTCGGGGATGACGGTCGCGACACTGCTCCTCACTTGCCTCACCTTCGTCATACTTGGCTGGACGGGTAGCAACTACTTCGTTACGGCGCTTTCGATCGGCGCCATCGTCTGCATCGCCGCATCCAACGGCGGGACGACTTCGCAGGATCTGAAGACGGGATACCTCATCGGTGCGACTCCGAGCTCGCAACAAATCGCGATTCTCGTCGGCGCTCTCGTCTCCGCGCTCGCGCTCGGTCCGATCCTCCTCAAACTGAACGCGGCTGGTTCGGTATACGTTCCCGTCGGCACGACAATCAACGGCATCTCTGCGGGCACCGTAAAGCCGGGCGAAAAAGCCGACGTCTCCGGGCTCAGCAGGCGCGAGGGAATCGAAGGCGTCCTGGCCAGTGGTACCGCGGACAGCAGGCACTATCTCGTGTGGCACCGCCAGGATCCGTCGGGCGGCAATGCCGAGAAATACCTCGTGGACGACAACGGGACGCCGGTTTACTTCGTGGACCGCGGCATCAACGGAACGATCCGTACGCTTCCCAACGGACAGCAAGTTCCCAAGTTCGACGCGCCGAAAGCGACGCTCATGTCCTACATCATCAAGGGCATACTCGGCGGGAAGCTTCCGTGGGCGCTGGTGCTGCTCGGAACGATGATCGCGATAGTGCTCGAGATGTCGGGCATTCCATCACTCGCGTTCGCGGTTGGCGTCTATCTGCCGCTCTCGTCGTCAGCACCGATTTTGTTTGGCGGGCTGATACGCTGGGCCGTGGACAAGTGGATTGCCCGCAAGCACGCCGGCAGCAACCTGACCGGGGATCAGTTGATCGCCGAGGGCGACAAGAGTCCCGGTGTGCTGATGGCGTCGGGGTACATCGCCGGCGGCGCCATCGCGGGCATTTTCATCGCGTTCCTCGCGGGAGTGCCGTCAATGGCGGGTTTCAACCAGCGCATTGATGCCTTCGGCGAAGCCAATCCGTTCCGCACTGGGCCGTCGTCGGATCTGCTCTCGCTGATCCCGTTCGTGCTGATGATGATCATCCTTTACCTCACCGGACGGGAGAAGCTTCTCGTGCCACGGCCGGGTTCCAGCGGCTGA
- the ettA gene encoding energy-dependent translational throttle protein EttA, translating to MAPQFIYVMKDLRKVVPPSREILRGIWLSFYPGAKIGVLGGNGAGKSTLLRIMAGVDHDFQGEAWAHEGTRVGYLSQVPELDPSKNVQENVEEAVKAQRDLLKQFEEISMKFAEPMSDGEMEKLLDRQGRVQEKIDAANLWELDRKIEIAMDALRLPPAEAEVTNLSGGEMRRVALCRTLLAEPEMLLLDEPTNHLDAESVAWLERYLAEFPGTVVAVTHDRYFLDNVAKWILELDRGYGIPWEGNYTSWLEQKKNRLATEEKQASARQRTLEHELEWVRMSPRARQSKSKARLQKYEELVSEKQEERIAQNEIVIPPAPRLGNDVVIADGLAKAYGDKVLFDSLSFSLPRGGIVGVIGPNGAGKTTLFRMIVGEEKPDAGSLKIGETVHLAYVDQGRELDGSKTVYDEVSGGQDMIQVGKREINTRGYLSSLGFKGADQQKKVANLSGGERNRLHLAKLLKSGGNLLLLDEPTNDLDVDTLRALEDALLDFSGCAVVITHDRWFLDRIATHILAFEGDSEVVWFEGNYQAYIEDLKKRKGADADQPHRIKYRALVRG from the coding sequence GTGGCACCACAGTTCATCTATGTAATGAAGGATCTGCGCAAGGTTGTCCCGCCGTCGCGGGAGATTCTGCGTGGTATCTGGCTCTCTTTTTATCCCGGCGCGAAAATCGGCGTACTCGGCGGCAATGGCGCGGGAAAGTCGACATTACTGCGCATCATGGCCGGAGTCGATCACGATTTTCAGGGTGAGGCGTGGGCGCACGAGGGGACGCGGGTCGGGTACTTGTCGCAGGTTCCGGAGCTCGATCCTTCCAAGAATGTTCAGGAAAACGTCGAGGAAGCGGTAAAGGCGCAGCGGGATCTACTCAAGCAGTTCGAGGAGATCTCGATGAAGTTCGCCGAGCCGATGTCGGATGGTGAGATGGAGAAGCTGCTGGATCGCCAAGGGCGAGTTCAGGAGAAGATCGACGCGGCGAATCTTTGGGAGCTCGATAGGAAGATCGAGATCGCGATGGATGCGCTGCGACTGCCGCCGGCGGAGGCGGAAGTGACGAATCTCTCCGGTGGCGAGATGCGTCGTGTCGCGTTGTGTCGCACGCTGTTGGCAGAGCCGGAAATGCTGCTTTTGGATGAGCCTACCAACCACCTCGACGCTGAGTCGGTGGCGTGGCTCGAGAGGTATCTGGCCGAGTTTCCGGGAACCGTCGTGGCTGTCACACACGACCGGTACTTTCTGGACAACGTGGCGAAGTGGATTCTCGAGCTCGACCGCGGGTACGGGATTCCGTGGGAGGGGAACTACACGTCGTGGCTCGAGCAGAAGAAGAATCGGCTGGCTACCGAGGAGAAGCAGGCTTCGGCTCGGCAGCGCACTCTCGAGCACGAGCTGGAGTGGGTGAGAATGTCACCGCGTGCGCGGCAGTCGAAGAGCAAGGCAAGGCTTCAGAAGTATGAAGAGCTGGTGAGTGAGAAACAGGAAGAGCGGATCGCGCAGAACGAGATCGTGATTCCGCCTGCTCCGCGGCTCGGAAATGACGTGGTGATTGCTGACGGTTTGGCGAAAGCGTACGGCGACAAGGTGCTGTTCGATTCGCTGTCGTTTTCGCTGCCGCGCGGTGGTATCGTCGGAGTGATCGGGCCGAATGGTGCGGGAAAGACGACGCTGTTCAGGATGATCGTCGGCGAGGAGAAGCCGGATGCAGGGTCACTGAAGATCGGTGAGACCGTGCATCTCGCGTATGTGGATCAGGGGCGTGAGCTAGATGGATCGAAGACCGTGTACGACGAAGTGAGCGGCGGGCAGGACATGATCCAGGTGGGGAAGCGCGAGATCAATACGCGCGGGTATCTGTCGAGCTTAGGCTTCAAGGGGGCGGATCAGCAGAAGAAGGTCGCGAATCTCTCGGGTGGTGAGAGGAATCGTCTGCATCTCGCGAAGCTGCTGAAGAGCGGGGGCAATCTATTGCTGCTCGATGAGCCTACGAACGATCTAGATGTAGATACTTTGCGAGCTTTGGAAGACGCCCTGTTGGACTTTTCAGGATGTGCGGTGGTAATAACGCACGATCGGTGGTTCCTGGATCGTATTGCTACGCATATCCTGGCGTTTGAAGGGGATTCGGAGGTTGTCTGGTTCGAAGGGAATTACCAGGCGTATATCGAGGACCTGAAGAAGCGGAAGGGGGCGGATGCGGACCAGCCGCACCGGATCAAGTACAGGGCGCTGGTGCGGGGGTAG